CCATGGTGTGGACATGGCGGTTCGAGAAGGCCGACGGTGCAGCGGTCTCCCCGCAGGACGACGGAGGCTCGTTCGCGAGCCGCGGTGACGCGGAGTCGTGGGTGGGGGAGTTCTACGGCGACCTGGCCGACCAAGGGGTCGACCAGGTCACGCTGATGGAGGACGGTCAGGTCGTCTTCGGCCCGATGTCGCTGCACGCGTGACGTCGGCCGGCAGACGTCAGTAGGAGTCGCCGCGGCTGACCTGCGGCTTCGGCAGGCGCAGGCGCCGGATCTGCGTGCTGCGCATGATCGTGTACGTCGTGAGGCCCTTCGTGCTCGCATCGGGGAACCGCGCGGCGACCTCGCGCTTGACCCGGCGCACCAGGAAGAACGAGTCGACGATCGTGCCGACGATGGTGATCACCCAGAGCAGGTAGATCGCGCTGACCGCCCAGGGCGCGCGGATCAGGCTCACCAGCAGGATGATGACGAGCACCGGCATCAGGTACTCGCCGACGTTGCGCCGCGAGTCGACGACGTTGCGCGCAAGGCCCTTCACGGGCCCCTTGTCACGCGGGGGGAGGTAGCGGTCGTCACCGGTGCTCATCGCCTGGCGGACCTTGCCGCGCTCCTTCGTGCGCCGGTCGCGCTCCGCACGGGCCATGTCCTTGCGGGTGGCCGGAGTCTTGAGCGCCGCCTTGCGCGCGGCCTCCGCCTCCTTGCGGGTGGGGGTCGGACGACCCTTGCCGTCGGGCTTGGCCTCGGGCGCAGGCTGCGCGGCCGCTGTCGCGGCGGTCTCGGTCTGGTTCTTGCGTGTGAACACTGATGCCTCAGGTCGTCAGGGTGCGTGCCACGGGCGCGAGACGCGCGGGCACACCGGTGCGGTCACGAGTACGTCGAGCCTACCTGGCCGCCGTCGGCG
Above is a genomic segment from Mumia sp. Pv4-285 containing:
- a CDS encoding DUF3043 domain-containing protein gives rise to the protein MFTRKNQTETAATAAAQPAPEAKPDGKGRPTPTRKEAEAARKAALKTPATRKDMARAERDRRTKERGKVRQAMSTGDDRYLPPRDKGPVKGLARNVVDSRRNVGEYLMPVLVIILLVSLIRAPWAVSAIYLLWVITIVGTIVDSFFLVRRVKREVAARFPDASTKGLTTYTIMRSTQIRRLRLPKPQVSRGDSY